From one Lotus japonicus ecotype B-129 chromosome 3, LjGifu_v1.2 genomic stretch:
- the LOC130748723 gene encoding uncharacterized protein LOC130748723 isoform X1 produces the protein MDPYDEERLRNEVIYLHSLWHQGPPQNPIPFPTFPSSSSSHRPFFPQPLLDPHFDPPPWRLPRHQQPPPPRTVYPPAPAHTTAFKKSKNKKKKKKKNRAKIPDPGPEWPCPASPDPKPTTGWGSSKPHSDPPPAVSPEEKERLAALQAQHKACKVFREFLCASEDDDEEEEEDDDDDGELEELFVGVFMEDDELRRYYQKYFENGDFSCLVCGAVGKKNSGKKFKDCVGLVQHSMSVLRGVRRRAHRAFGQAVCKVLGWDIDRLPTIVMKGEPLGCSAQAESEPKENVAADDDRQGGSDKSDDEVVPLEHGDEPDEEHAQGCDHNISGCSSKESDMLDIELENGGGGGKNEMQGEPEEKIDDHDKDSIHKSDDKVVSFGHGDEPDEEHACGVDQSTSECSSKEGDPHNTAENL, from the exons ATGGATCCCTACGATGAAGAGAGGCTGAGAAATGAAGTGATCTACCTCCACTCTCTCTGGCACCAAGGACCGCCACAAAACCCTATTCCATTTCCAAcattcccttcttcttcttcttcacaccGACCCTTCTTCCCTCAACCCCTCCTCGATCCCCATTTCGACCCACCACCGTGGCGCCTTCCCCGTCATCAACAACCGCCGCCGCCGCGCACAGTTTACCCACCTGCACCCGCTCACACCACCGCGTTCAAGAAAAGcaagaacaagaaaaagaaaaagaagaagaaccgTGCTAAAATACCCGACCCGGGTCCGGAGTGGCCGTGTCCCGCTTCACCCGACCCGAAACCAACCACGGGCTGGGGTTCGTCGAAGCCACATTCCGACCCTCCTCCTGCGGTTTCGCCTGAAGAGAAGGAGAGGCTTGCAGCGTTGCAAGCGCAGCACAAGGCGTGCAAAGTTTTCAGGGAGTTTCTGTGTGCTTCTGAAGATgacgatgaagaagaagaagaagatgatgatgatgatggtgagtTGGAAGAGTTGTTTGTGGGGGTTTTCATGGAGGATGATGAGCTGAGGAGGTATTACCAGAAGTATTTTGAAAATGGGGATTTTTCCTGCTTGGTTTGTGGTGCTGTTGGGAAGAAGAATTCTGGGAAGAAGTTTAAGGATTGTGTTGGTCTTGTTCAGCACTCGATGTCGGTTTTGCGTGGGGTGAGGAGACGGGCTCACAGGGCTTTTGGGCAGGCTGTGTGCAAGGTTTTGGGTTGGGATATTGATAGGCTTCCAACTATTGTGATGAAGGGGGAACCTCTTGGATGCTCTGCCCAAGCAGAG AGTGAGCCTAAGGAGAATGTGGCTGCTGATGATGACAGGCAAGGTGGTTCCGACAAGTCAGATGATGAAGTCGTGCCTTTGGAGCATGGGGATGAACCAGATGAGGAGCATGCACAAGGGTGTGACCATAATATTAGTGGG TGTTCTTCCAAGGAAAGTGACATGTTGGATATTGAATTGGAAAATGGGGGAGGTGGTGGTAAAAATGAG ATGCAGGGTGAGCCTGAGGAGAAAATTGATGATCATGATAAAGATAGTATCCATAAATCAGATGATAAAGTTGTATCTTTTGGACATGGTGATGAACCAGATGAGGAGCATGCTTGCGGAGTTGATCAGAGTACTAGTGAG TGTTCTTCAAAGGAAGGTGATCCCCATAATACAGCTGAGAACCTTTGA
- the LOC130748723 gene encoding uncharacterized protein LOC130748723 isoform X2, whose amino-acid sequence MDPYDEERLRNEVIYLHSLWHQGPPQNPIPFPTFPSSSSSHRPFFPQPLLDPHFDPPPWRLPRHQQPPPPRTVYPPAPAHTTAFKKSKNKKKKKKKNRAKIPDPGPEWPCPASPDPKPTTGWGSSKPHSDPPPAVSPEEKERLAALQAQHKACKVFREFLCASEDDDEEEEEDDDDDGELEELFVGVFMEDDELRRYYQKYFENGDFSCLVCGAVGKKNSGKKFKDCVGLVQHSMSVLRGVRRRAHRAFGQAVCKVLGWDIDRLPTIVMKGEPLGCSAQAESEPKENVAADDDRQGGSDKSDDEVVPLEHGDEPDEEHAQGCDHNISGCSSKESDMLDIELENGGGGGKNEGEPEEKIDDHDKDSIHKSDDKVVSFGHGDEPDEEHACGVDQSTSECSSKEGDPHNTAENL is encoded by the exons ATGGATCCCTACGATGAAGAGAGGCTGAGAAATGAAGTGATCTACCTCCACTCTCTCTGGCACCAAGGACCGCCACAAAACCCTATTCCATTTCCAAcattcccttcttcttcttcttcacaccGACCCTTCTTCCCTCAACCCCTCCTCGATCCCCATTTCGACCCACCACCGTGGCGCCTTCCCCGTCATCAACAACCGCCGCCGCCGCGCACAGTTTACCCACCTGCACCCGCTCACACCACCGCGTTCAAGAAAAGcaagaacaagaaaaagaaaaagaagaagaaccgTGCTAAAATACCCGACCCGGGTCCGGAGTGGCCGTGTCCCGCTTCACCCGACCCGAAACCAACCACGGGCTGGGGTTCGTCGAAGCCACATTCCGACCCTCCTCCTGCGGTTTCGCCTGAAGAGAAGGAGAGGCTTGCAGCGTTGCAAGCGCAGCACAAGGCGTGCAAAGTTTTCAGGGAGTTTCTGTGTGCTTCTGAAGATgacgatgaagaagaagaagaagatgatgatgatgatggtgagtTGGAAGAGTTGTTTGTGGGGGTTTTCATGGAGGATGATGAGCTGAGGAGGTATTACCAGAAGTATTTTGAAAATGGGGATTTTTCCTGCTTGGTTTGTGGTGCTGTTGGGAAGAAGAATTCTGGGAAGAAGTTTAAGGATTGTGTTGGTCTTGTTCAGCACTCGATGTCGGTTTTGCGTGGGGTGAGGAGACGGGCTCACAGGGCTTTTGGGCAGGCTGTGTGCAAGGTTTTGGGTTGGGATATTGATAGGCTTCCAACTATTGTGATGAAGGGGGAACCTCTTGGATGCTCTGCCCAAGCAGAG AGTGAGCCTAAGGAGAATGTGGCTGCTGATGATGACAGGCAAGGTGGTTCCGACAAGTCAGATGATGAAGTCGTGCCTTTGGAGCATGGGGATGAACCAGATGAGGAGCATGCACAAGGGTGTGACCATAATATTAGTGGG TGTTCTTCCAAGGAAAGTGACATGTTGGATATTGAATTGGAAAATGGGGGAGGTGGTGGTAAAAATGAG GGTGAGCCTGAGGAGAAAATTGATGATCATGATAAAGATAGTATCCATAAATCAGATGATAAAGTTGTATCTTTTGGACATGGTGATGAACCAGATGAGGAGCATGCTTGCGGAGTTGATCAGAGTACTAGTGAG TGTTCTTCAAAGGAAGGTGATCCCCATAATACAGCTGAGAACCTTTGA